One Mercurialis annua linkage group LG3, ddMerAnnu1.2, whole genome shotgun sequence DNA window includes the following coding sequences:
- the LOC126673876 gene encoding leucine-rich repeat receptor-like serine/threonine-protein kinase BAM3, protein MASSHMKFGFLFLVFLLINSCSSLSLHNMYLKKQASILVSVKQSFESYDPVLDSWNMSNYLNLCSWSGITCDAMSNKSVVSLDISNFNISGSLSPLITHLHSLVNLSLSGNSFVGDFPVEIHSLSRLQFLNISENMFTGELDSWDFSQLKELQVLDLYDNSFNGSLPLGVTQLLKINHLDFGGNFFSGTIPSSYGRMQKLNYLSVKGNDLQGLIPGELGNLTKLEKLFLGYYNEFDGGIPPELGNLVNLVHLDLANCSLKGSIPPELGNLKKLDTLFLQTNELVGLIPAELGNLSSIKSLDISNNGLTGEIPFEFSGFQELTLLNLFLNKLYGEIPPFFAELPNLEVLKLWDNNFTGSIPDKLGENGRLIELDLSTNKLTGLVPQSLCLGRKLRILILRKNFLFGPLPDDLGQCDTLTRVRLGQNYLTGSIPSGFLYLPELSLMELQSNYLIGQVPKQTSKLTSKLEQLNLSDNRLSGPLPESIGNLSNLQILLMSGNRLTGQVPPEIGQLRNVLTLDMSRNNFSGKIPDEIGNCSMLTYLDLSQNQFSGSIPLQITQIHILNYFNISWNHLNQNLPKEIGSMKSLTSADFSHNNFSGSIPEFGQYTFFNSSAFAGNPLLCGYDSNQCSNPNSSSLQFHNEKDSKSHQVPGKFKLLFALGLLVCSLVFAFLAIIKTRKRRKNSKSWKLTGFQKLEFGCQEILECVKENNIIGRGGAGIVYRGTMPNGEHIAVKKLLGINKGSSHDNGLSAEIQTLGRIRHRNIVRLLGFCSNKEMNLLIYEYMPHGSLGEVLHGKRGGFLKWETRLKIGIEAAKGLCYLHHDCSPLIIHRDVKSNNILLDSEFEAHVADFGLAKFFQDSGTSECMSAIAGSYGYIAPEYAYTLKVDEKSDVYSFGVVLLELITGRRPVGDFGEDGLDIVQWTKMQTNLMKEKVVKILDQRLSDIPINEAMQVMFVAMLCVQEHSVERPTMREVVQMLAQAKLPTTYHIQ, encoded by the exons ATGGCTAGTTCTCATATGAAATTTGGTTTTttatttcttgtttttcttttgattaatTCTTGTTCTTCACTCTCTTTACATAATATGTACCTCAAAAAACAAGCTTCAATTCTTGTTTCTGTTAAACAATCTTTTGAATCCTATGATCCTGTTCTTGATTCTTGGAATATGTCTAACTACTTAAATCTATGTTCATGGTCTGGAATTACTTGTGACGCAATGAGTAATAAATCTGTAGTTTCTTTAgatatatcaaattttaatatcTCTGGTTCTCTTTCACCTCTCATCACTCATCTTCACTCTCTTGTCAATCTTTCACTCTCCGGAAATTCTTTCGTGGGCGACTTTCCGGTGGAAATTCATAGCCTTTCGAGGCTTCAATTCCTGAATATTTCCGAAAATATGTTCACCGGGGAGCTAGATTCTTGGGATTTCTCTCAGTTGAAAGAGCTTCAAGTTCTTGATCTTTATGATAACAGCTTTAATGGCTCACTTCCATTAGGTGTTACTCAGCTTTTGAAGATCAACCACTTGGATTTTGGCGGGAATTTCTTCTCAGGAACTATACCTTCGAGCTATGGAAGAATGCAGAAGCTGAATTATCTGTCTGTTAAAGGAAATGATTTGCAGGGCTTGATCCCCGGCGAGCTTGGCAATCTCACTAAACTTGAGAAGCTTTTTTTGGGTTATTACAACGAATTCGACGGCGGAATCCCTCCTGAGCTCGGCAATTTGGTCAATCTTGTTCATCTTGATCTTGCAAATTGTAGCTTGAAAGGCTCCATACCGCCAGAATTGGGGAATCTTAAGAAATTAGATACCCTTTTCTTGCAGACAAATGAGTTAGTCGGGTTGATTCCTGCTGAACTCGGAAATTTGAGCAGCATCAAGTCGCTGGATATTTCGAACAATGGATTAACCGGAGAAATCCCGTTTGAGTTTTCGGGTTTTCAAGAACTCACTCTGCTTAACCTATTCCTGAACAAGCTATACGGAGAGATCCCTCCTTTTTTCGCGGAGCTGCCAAACTTGGAAGTACTAAAGCTGTGGGATAACAATTTCACAGGTTCAATTCCTGATAAGCTTGGAGAAAATGGAAGATTAATTGAACTTGATCTTTCTACAAATAAGCTGACAGGATTAGTCCCGCAATCACTCTGCCTAGGAAGGAAACTTCGGATCCTGATTCTCCGAAAAAACTTTCTTTTCGGTCCTTTACCTGATGATCTCGGTCAATGTGATACGCTAACACGAGTTAGACTCGGTCAGAATTATCTGACAGGATCAATTCCAAGTGGGTTTCTTTACTTGCCAGAGCTGTCACTAATGGAGCTGCAGAGCAATTACCTGATCGGACAAGTTCCAAAGCAGACAAGCAAGCTAACCTCGAAGTTAGAGCAGCTCAATCTTTCAGACAATAGATTGTCGGGTCCGCTTCCGGAATCTATTGGAAATCTCTCTAACTTGCAAATACTTCTGATGAGTGGAAACAGATTAACAGGGCAAGTTCCACCGGAAATAGGTCAGTTGAGAAATGTTCTTACTTTGGATATGAGTAGAAACAATTTCTCTGGAAAAATTCCTGATGAAATAGGTAATTGTTCAATGCTGACATATTTAGATTTGAGCCAAAACCAATTTTCAGGATCAATTCCACTTCAGATTACTCAAATTCATATATTAAACTACTTCAACATTTCTTGGAACCACTTGAACCAAAATCTTCCCAAAGAAATTGGGTCCATGAAAAGCTTAACTTCTGCTGATTTCTCACACAATAACTTCTCCGGCTCGATACCTGAATTCGGACAGTATACGTTCTTCAACTCGTCAGCTTTTGCCGGTAATCCTCTTCTTTGCGGGTACGACTCGAATCAATGCAGCAATCCAAATTCCTCCTCATTACAGTTCCACAATGAAAAAGACTCCAAGTCGCATCAAGTCCCCGGAAAATTCAAGCTTCTATTTGCATTAGGACTATTAGTATGTTCATTAGTATTTGCATTCTTGGCAATCATAAAGACGCGAAAAAGACGAAAGAATTCAAAAAGTTGGAAGCTGACGGGATTTCAGAAACTCGAATTCGGGTGCCAAGAAATCCTCGAATGCGTAAAGGAAAACAACATCATAGGAAGAGGAGGAGCTGGGATTGTGTATAGAGGAACAATGCCTAATGGGGAACACATAGCAGTCAAAAAATTACTAGGAATCAACAAAGGATCATCTCATGACAATGGATTATCAGCAGAAATACAAACATTAGGCAGAATAAGGCATAGGAACATTGTTAGATTGTTGGGATTTTGTTCAAATAAAGAGATGAATCTTCTAATTTATGAGTACATGCCACATGGAAGTTTAGGGGAGGTTCTACATGGGAAAAGAGGTGGATTTTTGAAGTGGGAAACAAGATTAAAAATTGGGATTGAAGCTGCAAAAGGGTTGTGTTATTTGCATCATGATTGCTCTCCTTTGATTATTCATAGAGATGTTAAATCCAATAATATTTTGCTTGATTCTGAATTTGAAGCTCATGTTGCTGATTTTGGACTTGCCAAGTTTTTCCAAGATTCTGGAACTTCAGAATGCATGTCTGCAATTGCTGGCTCCTATGGCTATATTGCTCCAG AATATGCGTACACTTTGAAAGTGGATGAAAAGAGCGACGTATATAGTTTCGGAGTGGTATTACTAGAATTAATCACAGGTCGGAGACCCGTCGGTGATTTCGGAGAAGACGGATTAGACATTGTACAATGGACCAAAATGCAAACAAATTTAATGAAAGAAAAGGTGGTTAAGATATTGGATCAAAGGCTAAGTGATATACCTATAAATGAGGCAATGCAAGTGATGTTTGTTGCAATGTTATGTGTTCAAGAACATAGTGTTGAAAGGCCAACCATGAGAGAAGTTGTTCAAATGCTTGCACAAGCTAAACTACCAACTACATATCACATTCAGTGA